From one Lysinibacillus sp. G4S2 genomic stretch:
- a CDS encoding LysR family transcriptional regulator, with protein MDLRQLNYFITIVEEKQITKAAKKLHMAQPPLSNQLKVMEEELNCKLLDRNGRTLELTEPGKILYEKGKTLLANFEDTISEIKEVGEGLQGVLSIGADQTCLAYLPEKIRLMRERYPKLNFKIIEGDTFFLTKSLLSKEIDLAILQQPIEDENFSSIGLELKEFVLATPAQWNLPNPIQMEDLKDLPFLSFYRHRSCSTFRIIIDEFKSHGFEPNIICECIDIAMVISLISEGLGITILPKTSLDKFSIKGIKIIKFANCNIQSKANIIWPKDRYLAKHAMNFLKLFKEETHKTIRQSQKV; from the coding sequence ATGGATTTAAGACAATTAAATTACTTCATTACGATTGTAGAAGAAAAACAAATTACGAAAGCTGCAAAAAAGCTCCATATGGCACAACCACCACTTAGCAATCAATTGAAAGTTATGGAGGAAGAATTAAACTGCAAACTATTAGATCGGAATGGTAGAACATTAGAGCTTACTGAACCAGGAAAGATTTTATATGAAAAAGGCAAAACATTATTAGCTAATTTCGAAGACACGATATCGGAAATAAAAGAAGTTGGAGAAGGACTACAGGGGGTATTATCGATTGGTGCAGATCAAACTTGCTTAGCTTACTTACCTGAAAAAATTAGGTTGATGCGCGAGAGATACCCTAAATTAAACTTCAAAATTATTGAAGGAGATACATTTTTCTTAACGAAAAGTCTTTTAAGTAAAGAAATTGATTTAGCTATTCTGCAACAACCAATTGAAGATGAAAATTTCTCTTCGATCGGGCTAGAATTAAAGGAGTTTGTACTTGCCACACCCGCACAATGGAATTTACCGAACCCCATTCAAATGGAAGACTTAAAAGATTTACCGTTTCTTTCTTTTTATCGTCATCGTAGTTGTAGTACGTTTCGCATTATAATCGATGAATTTAAAAGTCACGGTTTTGAGCCTAATATTATTTGTGAGTGCATTGATATAGCGATGGTTATTTCCTTAATAAGTGAAGGATTGGGTATAACTATTTTACCGAAAACGAGTCTCGATAAATTTTCAATTAAAGGTATTAAAATCATTAAATTTGCTAATTGTAATATCCAATCCAAAGCGAACATTATTTGGCCAAAGGATCGCTATTTAGCAAAGCACGCAATGAATTTTTTAAAGTTATTTAAGGAAGAAACTCATAAAACAATCCGCCAGAGCCAAAAAGTTTAA
- a CDS encoding ABC transporter substrate-binding protein: MKKTVLSLFLLMGALLMVACSSSSDSGKGDASSASSGTETSSDSIKMAGIFSASGGAAALGESEMQTLKMLVDQKNADGGINGRKIDLVTYDDKSDQNEAILAMKKALTQDKVSIVIGGTTSGNSLAMLPLAEQNQVPYISVAASKQIYMTEDGQARKWVFKMPQDDQQAVERILQYLKDNNLTKVAWLNVANSYGTGGHEEFVKHAADYGVESVIEDEFEATVKDAKPLLTRVKKENPDAIIVWGTVQESAVVIKNIRELALDIPVLASHGVATDQFIEVAGDAANDVVLPTGKLLVADKLEDSNPQKELLKAYNEAFTAKYNKPASTFGAYAADAFAIATKAIEAKGSDSAALRDYIEQELGEYVGLTGVFNITADNHMGLSPDSFAMVRIVDGKWTLEDK, from the coding sequence ATGAAAAAGACTGTATTATCTCTTTTCCTATTAATGGGTGCGTTATTGATGGTGGCCTGTAGTTCATCATCTGATTCGGGGAAAGGTGATGCATCATCCGCAAGTTCAGGTACAGAAACATCATCTGATTCAATCAAAATGGCTGGAATCTTTTCAGCGTCTGGTGGGGCGGCCGCATTAGGTGAATCTGAGATGCAAACGCTTAAAATGTTAGTCGATCAAAAAAATGCGGATGGAGGCATTAACGGTCGGAAAATCGACTTAGTAACATACGATGATAAATCTGACCAAAATGAAGCAATTCTTGCGATGAAAAAAGCGTTAACACAAGACAAGGTTTCGATCGTTATCGGAGGGACAACAAGTGGAAACTCATTAGCGATGTTACCTTTGGCAGAGCAAAATCAGGTGCCTTACATTTCGGTTGCTGCCAGTAAACAAATTTACATGACTGAAGATGGACAAGCGCGAAAATGGGTATTCAAAATGCCGCAAGACGATCAACAAGCGGTGGAGCGGATTTTACAATATTTAAAAGATAATAACTTAACGAAAGTTGCCTGGTTAAACGTTGCGAATTCTTATGGAACTGGTGGTCATGAAGAATTTGTTAAACATGCGGCAGATTACGGTGTGGAATCAGTTATTGAAGATGAATTCGAAGCGACAGTTAAAGATGCAAAACCACTGTTAACTCGTGTGAAAAAAGAAAATCCAGATGCCATTATTGTTTGGGGAACAGTGCAAGAGTCAGCGGTAGTGATTAAAAATATTCGTGAACTAGCGCTAGATATACCAGTTCTTGCAAGTCACGGAGTTGCAACGGACCAATTTATCGAAGTAGCGGGTGATGCTGCGAACGATGTGGTTTTGCCAACGGGGAAATTATTAGTGGCTGATAAATTAGAAGATTCAAATCCACAAAAAGAATTATTAAAAGCGTATAACGAAGCTTTCACAGCAAAATACAATAAACCAGCGAGTACATTCGGTGCATATGCAGCAGATGCTTTCGCGATTGCGACAAAAGCCATTGAAGCAAAAGGTAGTGATAGCGCTGCACTCCGTGATTACATTGAACAAGAGCTAGGTGAATATGTAGGTCTTACAGGTGTATTTAACATTACTGCAGATAATCATATGGGACTGAGCCCAGATAGTTTTGCGATGGTACGAATTGTTGACGGTAAGTGGACTTTAGAAGACAAGTAA
- a CDS encoding branched-chain amino acid ABC transporter permease: METFSQILQLLFSGLTIGAIYALIAVGFVIIYNVTGILNFAQGEFAMFGALISISLVKANLPLWLAVILSIVIVAAIGAVFERTAIHTARKSSMTTLIIITIGVSIAFRGIAILIWGTQAQTLPPFTDNTPIEFLEAVLLPQNLWAIGLSIVILIVMLYFFNYTFTGKSLTACVVNPFAARLMGINPNKMSLLAVVVSAGLGALAGTVIAPISGASYDMGMMLGIKAFVAAVVGGLTNAPAAIAGAFLIGIIEAFTEGLWSSGLKDVVSFSLLLLILFIKPEGLFAKASGKRV; encoded by the coding sequence ATGGAAACATTTTCTCAAATATTGCAATTATTATTTTCAGGTTTAACAATAGGAGCCATTTACGCATTGATTGCGGTTGGATTCGTCATTATTTATAACGTGACAGGCATACTTAACTTTGCACAAGGTGAATTTGCTATGTTTGGTGCTTTAATTAGTATTTCACTTGTAAAGGCAAATCTTCCATTATGGTTAGCTGTTATATTAAGTATCGTCATTGTGGCGGCAATTGGTGCTGTATTTGAACGAACAGCCATTCATACAGCTCGTAAATCATCCATGACAACACTAATCATCATAACAATTGGCGTATCGATTGCCTTTCGGGGGATTGCCATTTTAATTTGGGGAACACAAGCCCAAACATTACCACCGTTTACGGATAATACACCGATTGAATTTTTAGAAGCCGTATTACTTCCGCAAAATTTATGGGCGATTGGCCTTTCGATCGTTATTTTAATCGTTATGCTGTACTTCTTTAACTATACGTTTACAGGAAAATCATTAACGGCTTGTGTTGTAAATCCATTTGCTGCACGTTTAATGGGAATCAATCCAAATAAAATGTCCTTGCTTGCTGTTGTTGTAAGTGCTGGGTTAGGGGCTCTAGCAGGTACCGTTATCGCACCTATTTCCGGCGCATCCTACGATATGGGGATGATGCTTGGTATAAAAGCGTTTGTAGCAGCAGTTGTTGGTGGTTTAACAAATGCCCCAGCGGCCATTGCCGGTGCTTTTCTAATTGGAATTATCGAAGCATTTACAGAGGGATTATGGTCTTCAGGTTTAAAAGATGTAGTGAGCTTCTCTTTATTGCTATTAATTTTATTTATAAAACCAGAAGGCCTATTTGCTAAAGCTTCTGGGAAACGTGTGTAA
- a CDS encoding branched-chain amino acid ABC transporter permease, with product MFFALLFCLPLVRSNYTLAIFTMIGFYALVCIGLTMLTGYAGQISLGHAAFYGIGAYTSAYMTATLGVSPWLAIVVGALISALVALLIGIPTFKLKGYYLALATLGFGIIVYTAFKELSSITGGSNGFFGIPSISLFGFEFMTDQSYFYLIWFFVFMALIFSRNIIHSRIGRGLRSIEGSEIAADAVGVNLMKYKLQIFVTSAIFTSISGSLLAHYVTFINPDLFTANTSIYFLIMVIIGGSNSIWGAIVGSATYVLLGELLKHYVPIILPNVGGEFEIVFFGVLLVLTLIYMPNGLVPQFIKIAGKRHKKERSAPIAFSIDTRATGGKTND from the coding sequence ATTTTTTTCGCACTACTATTTTGTCTTCCGCTAGTTAGATCTAATTATACACTCGCTATTTTTACGATGATTGGGTTTTATGCATTAGTATGTATAGGTTTAACGATGCTAACAGGCTACGCTGGACAAATTTCATTAGGACATGCAGCTTTTTATGGAATTGGTGCCTACACATCTGCTTATATGACAGCTACATTAGGTGTATCTCCATGGTTAGCGATAGTAGTAGGGGCACTTATTTCTGCACTTGTTGCTTTATTAATCGGCATTCCTACATTTAAGTTAAAAGGTTATTATTTAGCGTTAGCAACATTAGGGTTTGGCATTATTGTGTATACAGCATTTAAAGAATTATCATCGATTACAGGAGGCTCGAATGGCTTCTTCGGTATACCGAGTATCAGTTTATTTGGCTTTGAATTCATGACAGATCAAAGCTACTTCTATCTTATTTGGTTTTTTGTTTTTATGGCTCTTATTTTCTCGCGGAATATTATTCACTCAAGAATTGGGCGTGGCTTACGTTCGATTGAGGGTAGTGAGATTGCAGCGGATGCTGTTGGTGTAAATTTAATGAAATATAAACTACAAATCTTTGTTACAAGTGCTATTTTCACATCCATTTCCGGCTCGCTATTAGCACACTATGTAACATTTATTAATCCGGATTTATTTACAGCGAATACGTCCATTTATTTTTTAATAATGGTTATTATCGGTGGCTCCAATAGTATTTGGGGTGCCATCGTCGGTTCAGCTACGTATGTTCTGCTTGGTGAACTATTAAAACATTATGTGCCAATCATCTTACCTAACGTTGGAGGGGAATTTGAAATTGTCTTCTTCGGTGTATTGCTAGTGCTAACATTAATTTATATGCCGAATGGATTAGTCCCTCAATTTATAAAAATCGCTGGAAAACGTCACAAGAAAGAACGCTCTGCACCAATCGCGTTCTCCATCGATACACGAGCTACTGGAGGTAAAACAAATGACTAA
- a CDS encoding ABC transporter ATP-binding protein, whose protein sequence is MTNKELILSVENLTKVFGGVVAVDNVSFAINKGEIFAVIGPNGAGKTTLFNMITGVLPSSSGNVYFQGKRLTRKKPYQIAQAGITRTFQNLEVFDNMTVVENVMTGAHITMKTNILTAGLRLPTVVKEEVRTMERALQCLKDVGIADFAYEMSDKLPYGSQRLLEIARAAISKPQLILLDEPMAGLNAEESRQLVEVILKMRAEGMTFLFVEHDMETVMSISDRLVVVDNGVKIGEGTPEEIYKNPKVVAAYLGDDEAEEGVSYA, encoded by the coding sequence ATGACTAACAAAGAGCTGATCTTAAGTGTAGAAAACTTAACGAAAGTGTTCGGCGGGGTAGTTGCTGTAGACAATGTTTCCTTCGCAATTAATAAAGGTGAAATATTCGCTGTGATCGGTCCTAACGGTGCAGGTAAAACAACACTTTTCAATATGATAACGGGGGTATTGCCAAGTTCATCAGGGAATGTCTACTTCCAAGGCAAGCGGCTAACACGAAAAAAGCCTTATCAAATTGCACAGGCAGGTATAACAAGAACATTTCAGAACTTAGAAGTATTCGATAATATGACGGTTGTCGAGAATGTAATGACCGGTGCACATATTACGATGAAAACAAATATTTTAACGGCTGGACTACGTTTACCGACTGTCGTTAAAGAAGAGGTACGGACAATGGAAAGAGCGCTGCAATGTTTAAAGGATGTAGGAATTGCCGATTTTGCCTATGAAATGTCCGATAAATTACCTTATGGCAGTCAGCGACTTCTGGAAATTGCGCGTGCAGCCATTTCCAAACCTCAACTCATTTTACTAGATGAACCAATGGCGGGTTTAAACGCTGAGGAATCAAGACAATTAGTCGAAGTCATTTTAAAAATGCGCGCAGAGGGAATGACTTTTTTATTCGTCGAACATGATATGGAAACGGTTATGTCTATTTCAGATCGTTTAGTTGTTGTTGATAACGGGGTCAAGATTGGAGAAGGTACACCGGAAGAGATTTACAAAAATCCAAAGGTTGTGGCGGCATACTTGGGCGATGATGAAGCGGAGGAAGGTGTGTCATATGCTTAA
- a CDS encoding ABC transporter ATP-binding protein — translation MLKIENLHTYHGHLHVLEGIDFELLEGELLSIVGSNGAGKSTLLGTLAGVYSASEGKIEYKGLDITKDGVQKTVANGICLVPERRQIFSSLSVKDNLMLGAYHRYSRDKKTVHRDYEDIVELFPRLKQMLSRPGGLLSGGEQQMVAIGRGLMANPKVLMLDEPSLGLAPLIVKDIMTILRRLCDERGATIILVEQNVKAALKVADRAFVLAHGKMAISGTAQELLNDPKIQEAYFGKAQTKSKDGIQV, via the coding sequence ATGCTTAAAATCGAAAATTTACATACCTATCATGGGCATTTACACGTTCTTGAAGGTATTGATTTCGAACTATTAGAAGGGGAGTTACTATCAATTGTCGGATCAAATGGTGCTGGGAAAAGCACGCTCCTCGGTACATTAGCAGGTGTCTATTCAGCGAGTGAAGGAAAAATTGAATACAAAGGATTAGATATTACGAAAGATGGTGTACAAAAGACAGTTGCCAATGGGATTTGTTTAGTGCCGGAGCGAAGACAAATTTTTTCTTCATTATCGGTTAAGGACAATCTGATGCTTGGTGCTTATCATCGCTATAGTAGAGATAAGAAAACGGTGCACCGAGACTATGAGGACATTGTGGAATTATTTCCGCGCTTAAAGCAAATGCTTAGTCGTCCAGGTGGTTTACTTTCAGGGGGCGAACAGCAAATGGTGGCGATAGGACGAGGTTTAATGGCCAATCCGAAAGTTTTGATGCTTGATGAACCATCATTAGGACTTGCTCCTTTAATTGTCAAAGACATTATGACTATTTTACGTAGATTATGCGATGAACGAGGTGCCACGATCATTTTGGTCGAGCAGAACGTCAAAGCTGCATTGAAGGTGGCTGACCGTGCCTTCGTTTTAGCCCATGGTAAGATGGCCATTTCAGGTACTGCACAAGAGTTGTTGAATGATCCGAAAATCCAAGAAGCATACTTCGGTAAAGCGCAGACAAAATCGAAAGATGGAATACAGGTATAA
- a CDS encoding hotdog fold thioesterase produces the protein MTLTEAQQHEKYYDDIFEALKKEPYANYLGMELVELKAGFAKVILSPTSHMLNTHGTVHGGIIFSLADYAFAAASNSYGKTAVGVTNTIHYMSAGLAEHPLTAVAEEVKKTRRLAWYRIHVWSNDELCATMEAMVYRKNDNFIL, from the coding sequence ATGACGTTAACAGAAGCTCAACAACACGAAAAATATTATGACGATATTTTTGAAGCTTTAAAAAAGGAGCCATACGCAAATTACTTAGGAATGGAATTAGTTGAATTAAAAGCAGGCTTTGCAAAAGTCATACTTTCTCCAACATCCCATATGTTAAACACACACGGTACTGTACATGGAGGGATCATTTTTTCATTAGCTGACTACGCTTTTGCAGCAGCTAGTAATTCTTACGGTAAAACCGCTGTCGGTGTAACGAATACCATACATTACATGAGCGCAGGCTTGGCAGAACACCCACTAACAGCTGTCGCAGAAGAAGTTAAAAAAACTCGTCGTTTAGCCTGGTATCGCATTCATGTTTGGAGCAATGATGAATTATGTGCAACAATGGAAGCAATGGTTTATCGTAAAAATGATAATTTCATCCTATAA